A window from Trinickia violacea encodes these proteins:
- a CDS encoding haloacid dehalogenase type II: MKHIEGIVFDLYGTLYDVHSVAGRCSEYFPGRGLEISLIWRQKQLEYTWLRSLMGHYLSFEEATEHALLYTCKHLKLPLNDEARRTLCDAYLKIQPFPEVHAALAELQSMGLPLAILSNGSVNSIRNVVGHSGLTSRFAHLISVETVEVFKPHPNVYHLAEKAFDLHRSQILFVSSNAWDASGARHFGFPVCWINRTGNTFDELGQTPDHVINSLDQLPRLLKQTHTA; the protein is encoded by the coding sequence ATGAAGCACATCGAGGGTATCGTTTTCGATCTTTACGGAACGCTGTACGACGTTCATTCCGTTGCGGGACGCTGCAGCGAATACTTTCCCGGGCGCGGACTGGAAATCAGCTTGATATGGCGGCAAAAGCAGCTCGAATACACGTGGCTGCGCAGCTTGATGGGGCACTACCTTTCCTTCGAGGAAGCAACCGAGCATGCGTTGCTCTATACGTGCAAGCATTTGAAGCTGCCGCTGAATGACGAAGCACGGCGAACGCTCTGCGACGCATATCTGAAGATCCAACCCTTCCCCGAGGTGCATGCCGCGCTCGCCGAACTCCAGTCGATGGGTCTGCCGCTCGCGATTCTCTCGAACGGATCCGTGAATTCGATCCGAAACGTGGTCGGCCATTCGGGATTGACATCGCGCTTCGCGCATCTCATCAGCGTGGAGACCGTCGAAGTCTTCAAGCCGCACCCGAATGTCTACCACTTGGCGGAAAAGGCGTTCGATCTGCACCGCTCGCAAATCCTGTTCGTCTCCTCGAACGCATGGGATGCATCAGGTGCACGACATTTCGGCTTTCCAGTCTGCTGGATCAACCGCACAGGCAATACGTTCGATGAACTTGGCCAAACGCCGGATCACGTCATCAACAGTCTCGATCAGTTGCCGCGCTTGTTGAAGCAGACGCACACCGCGTGA
- a CDS encoding DUF1223 domain-containing protein, giving the protein MQLLANRSTGKRLARCCALFVTLAVSGLAQAATAICTAHSPAHRVALVELYSSEGCDDCPPADHWLSQWKAGGQSTGIVPLALHVDYWDGLGWKDRFANHAFTERQQRLANIASSPTVYTPEVFVSGKELRSWSDAASFASRVEAVDAEPAPADIELSLAPAQTSAPGNYDLDARFQSRVKEVGPLNAYVAVYENGLTSHVLAGENGGATLHHERVVRQWIGPVSLAGGAAHIRQVVAIGTPGAALPANQYGVAAFVESGNTGEVLQAADLTSCQ; this is encoded by the coding sequence ATGCAACTGTTGGCTAATCGATCGACTGGCAAACGGCTGGCGCGGTGTTGCGCACTATTTGTCACGCTGGCGGTGAGTGGATTGGCACAGGCGGCTACTGCCATTTGCACGGCACACAGCCCCGCGCACCGAGTCGCGCTGGTCGAGTTGTACAGCAGCGAAGGCTGCGACGACTGTCCGCCCGCGGACCATTGGCTCAGCCAGTGGAAAGCCGGCGGGCAGTCGACAGGCATCGTGCCGCTCGCGCTGCATGTGGACTACTGGGACGGCCTCGGTTGGAAGGACCGCTTCGCGAATCATGCGTTCACGGAGCGTCAGCAGCGTTTGGCCAACATCGCAAGCAGCCCCACTGTCTACACGCCTGAAGTATTCGTGTCGGGGAAGGAGCTGCGCAGCTGGTCGGACGCTGCGAGCTTCGCAAGCCGCGTCGAGGCCGTCGACGCCGAGCCGGCACCGGCCGACATCGAACTCAGTCTGGCCCCGGCGCAGACCAGCGCACCAGGGAACTACGACCTTGATGCGCGCTTTCAGTCGCGTGTGAAAGAAGTCGGACCCTTGAATGCCTATGTCGCGGTCTACGAGAACGGGCTGACTTCACATGTGCTGGCCGGTGAAAACGGAGGCGCGACCTTGCACCATGAACGCGTGGTGCGGCAATGGATCGGGCCGGTATCGCTCGCCGGCGGCGCCGCGCACATTCGCCAGGTGGTCGCAATCGGAACACCTGGAGCCGCGCTGCCGGCGAATCAGTACGGTGTTGCCGCGTTCGTCGAAAGCGGCAATACCGGCGAGGTCCTGCAAGCGGCTGACCTCACGTCGTGTCAATGA
- a CDS encoding bifunctional salicylyl-CoA 5-hydroxylase/oxidoreductase, with translation MRIVCIGGGPAGLYFGLLMKLQNPAHDISVIERNRPYDTFGWGVVFSDQTLGNLRAADAKSADMILDAFNHWDDIEIHFRGSKVRSSGHGFCGIGRKRLLNILQARCEELGVKLVFETSVTNDDAYDADLIIACDGANSAIRQKYAATYQPDIDLRDCRFVWLGTNKLFDAFTFAFEKTEWGWFQAHAYRFDDQTSTFIVEAPERVWRAAGLDTMSKEDSIAFCERLFAKYLDGHPLMSNAAHLRGSSQWIRFPRVVNRQWVHRKPRANGGTTSVVLMGDAAHTAHFSIGSGTKLALEDAIELATSIAAHPGHLDAALDHYTDVRSVDVLRIQNAARNSTEWFEHVDRYASFAPEQFAYSLLTRSQRISHENLRTRDAHYVSSFENWLASHAAGTRHDADAHSTHARSIPPMFTPFTLRGVTLKNRVVVSPMAQYSAVDGIAGDYHLMHLGARAMGGAALVMTEMTCVSPEARITPGCPGMYAPEHLKAWRRIVDFVHANSDAKIGMQLGHAGAKASTRVSWEGIDLPLPEGNWPLVSASPQQYLKDVSQWSREASREDLRAITQQFVRATEMAEEAGFDWLELHCAHGYFLSSFLSPLTNHRTDDYGGSLANRLRYPLEVFAAIRKVWPQHKPISVRISAHDWVDGGTTPDDAVEIARAFKAAGADMIDVSSGQVSKEEKPVFGRMFQTPFSDRVRNEAGIATIAVGAISEADHVNSIIAAGRADLCAVARPHLANPAWTLTEAAKIGYFDVIWPKQYTAAKSQLERNLERERAIAEQNVRATPLERAQRAEEMV, from the coding sequence ATGCGCATCGTCTGCATCGGGGGCGGTCCGGCCGGGCTGTATTTCGGGTTGTTGATGAAGCTGCAGAATCCGGCTCACGACATTTCGGTCATCGAGCGCAACCGCCCGTACGACACGTTCGGCTGGGGCGTCGTGTTCTCCGACCAGACGCTCGGCAACCTGCGCGCCGCCGACGCCAAGAGCGCCGACATGATCCTCGACGCGTTCAACCACTGGGACGACATCGAGATCCACTTCCGCGGCAGCAAAGTGCGCTCCTCCGGCCACGGTTTTTGCGGCATCGGCCGCAAGCGTCTCCTGAACATCCTGCAGGCGCGCTGCGAAGAGCTCGGCGTGAAGCTGGTCTTCGAAACCAGCGTGACGAACGACGATGCCTACGACGCCGACCTGATCATCGCTTGCGACGGCGCCAATAGCGCCATCCGCCAGAAATACGCGGCGACCTATCAGCCCGATATCGACCTGCGCGACTGCCGCTTCGTATGGCTCGGCACGAACAAGCTGTTCGACGCGTTCACGTTCGCGTTCGAAAAAACCGAATGGGGCTGGTTTCAGGCGCACGCGTACCGCTTCGACGATCAAACGTCGACCTTCATCGTGGAGGCGCCCGAGCGCGTGTGGCGCGCCGCCGGCCTCGACACGATGAGCAAGGAAGACAGCATCGCGTTCTGCGAGCGGCTCTTCGCGAAGTATCTCGACGGTCATCCGCTCATGTCGAACGCCGCGCACCTGCGCGGCTCGTCGCAATGGATTCGCTTTCCGCGCGTCGTCAATCGGCAATGGGTGCATCGCAAGCCGCGCGCCAACGGCGGCACCACCTCCGTCGTATTGATGGGCGACGCCGCGCACACGGCGCATTTCTCGATCGGTTCCGGCACCAAGCTCGCGCTCGAAGACGCGATCGAGCTCGCCACCAGCATCGCCGCGCACCCGGGCCATCTCGACGCCGCGCTCGATCACTACACCGACGTGCGCAGTGTCGACGTGCTGCGCATCCAGAACGCCGCGCGCAATTCGACGGAGTGGTTCGAGCACGTCGATCGCTATGCCTCGTTCGCACCCGAGCAATTCGCGTATTCGCTCCTCACGCGCTCGCAGCGCATCTCGCACGAAAACCTGCGCACGCGCGACGCGCACTATGTGTCGTCGTTCGAGAATTGGCTAGCGTCGCACGCGGCCGGTACGAGGCACGATGCCGACGCGCACAGCACCCATGCACGTTCGATTCCGCCGATGTTCACACCGTTCACGCTGCGCGGCGTGACGCTGAAAAATCGCGTGGTGGTGTCGCCGATGGCGCAGTACTCCGCGGTCGACGGCATCGCGGGCGACTATCACTTGATGCACCTCGGCGCGCGCGCCATGGGCGGTGCCGCGCTCGTGATGACGGAGATGACTTGCGTGTCGCCCGAAGCGCGCATCACGCCCGGATGCCCCGGCATGTACGCACCGGAGCATTTAAAAGCATGGCGCCGGATCGTCGACTTCGTACACGCGAACTCGGACGCGAAGATCGGCATGCAGCTGGGCCACGCGGGCGCGAAGGCATCGACGCGCGTGAGCTGGGAAGGCATCGATCTGCCGCTGCCGGAAGGCAACTGGCCGCTCGTATCCGCATCGCCGCAGCAATATTTGAAAGACGTCAGCCAATGGTCGCGCGAGGCAAGCCGCGAGGACCTGCGCGCAATCACGCAGCAATTCGTGCGTGCCACGGAAATGGCCGAAGAAGCGGGCTTCGACTGGCTTGAATTGCACTGCGCGCACGGCTACTTCCTGTCGAGCTTCCTCTCGCCGCTCACGAATCATCGCACCGACGACTACGGCGGCTCGCTCGCCAATCGCCTGCGCTATCCCCTCGAAGTCTTCGCGGCGATCCGCAAAGTCTGGCCGCAGCACAAGCCGATTTCGGTGCGTATTTCGGCGCACGATTGGGTCGACGGCGGCACCACGCCCGACGACGCGGTCGAGATCGCGCGCGCGTTCAAGGCAGCGGGCGCGGACATGATCGACGTGTCGTCGGGCCAGGTCAGCAAGGAAGAGAAACCCGTATTCGGCCGCATGTTCCAAACGCCGTTCTCGGATCGCGTCCGCAACGAGGCAGGCATCGCGACGATCGCGGTCGGCGCGATCTCCGAAGCCGATCACGTCAACAGCATCATCGCGGCGGGCCGCGCCGACTTGTGCGCGGTCGCGCGGCCGCATCTCGCGAACCCGGCATGGACGCTCACCGAAGCGGCCAAGATCGGCTATTTCGACGTGATATGGCCGAAGCAATACACGGCGGCGAAATCGCAGCTCGAACGCAATCTCGAGCGCGAGCGCGCCATCGCCGAACAGAACGTGCGCGCGACGCCGCTCGAACGCGCGCAGCGTGCGGAGGAAATGGTATGA
- a CDS encoding SDR family NAD(P)-dependent oxidoreductase has translation MSVRTLADKHAVVTGGGSGIGAATAEALLRAGARVTLMGRDAARLDAQRARLAEFGEVACVGVDVTQAESVADAFAAASQTFGVVDVLVNNAGQAKAAPFARTDMALWQQMLDVNLTGVFLCTQAVLPAMIERRDGRIVNVASTAGQIGYPYVAAYCAAKHGVIGLTRSLALEVASKGVTVNAVCPGYTETDLLRESLDQIIAKTGRSEAEARASLVQNNPQQRFVTPGEVAHAVLWLCQPESGSITGQSISVSGGEVT, from the coding sequence ATGAGCGTGCGAACGCTGGCGGACAAACACGCCGTCGTCACAGGCGGCGGCAGCGGCATCGGCGCGGCGACAGCCGAGGCGCTCTTGCGTGCAGGCGCTCGCGTCACGCTAATGGGCCGCGACGCGGCCCGGCTCGATGCGCAACGCGCGCGCCTTGCGGAGTTCGGCGAGGTCGCGTGCGTCGGCGTCGATGTCACGCAAGCGGAATCGGTTGCGGATGCATTCGCCGCAGCGAGCCAAACGTTCGGCGTCGTCGACGTGCTCGTCAACAACGCAGGACAAGCCAAAGCCGCGCCGTTCGCTAGGACCGACATGGCGTTGTGGCAGCAGATGCTCGACGTCAATCTCACCGGCGTCTTTCTCTGCACGCAAGCCGTGCTTCCGGCCATGATCGAGCGGCGTGACGGCCGCATCGTCAACGTCGCGAGCACGGCGGGACAGATCGGCTATCCCTACGTCGCCGCCTATTGCGCGGCGAAGCACGGCGTGATCGGTCTCACGCGCTCGCTCGCGCTCGAAGTGGCGAGCAAAGGCGTAACGGTCAACGCGGTCTGCCCCGGCTACACCGAAACCGATTTGCTGCGCGAATCGCTCGATCAAATCATCGCGAAGACTGGCCGAAGCGAAGCGGAAGCACGCGCATCGCTCGTGCAAAACAACCCGCAGCAGCGCTTCGTCACGCCCGGCGAAGTCGCGCACGCGGTGCTGTGGCTTTGCCAGCCCGAATCCGGTTCGATCACCGGCCAATCGATATCTGTCTCAGGCGGAGAAGTCACGTGA
- a CDS encoding MarR family winged helix-turn-helix transcriptional regulator: protein MTQRSNATAKKKTGAAVSDARKGTPKPADNVVDLEMSTGADSHMGLRLWLRMLTTTNLVQAELRRRLRAEFDTTLPRFDLMAQLERHPEGLKMSEISRRLMVTGGNVTGITDQLEKEGLVARDADPNDRRAFSVRLTPAGRELFDRMAVAHEQWVVELFGGLGLDEKSKMHQRLGKLKKHLVDNLKS, encoded by the coding sequence GTGACCCAACGCTCCAACGCGACTGCAAAAAAGAAAACCGGTGCGGCAGTGAGCGACGCCCGCAAAGGCACGCCGAAGCCGGCCGACAACGTCGTCGATCTCGAGATGAGCACCGGCGCCGATAGTCACATGGGCCTGCGCCTCTGGCTGCGCATGCTGACGACGACCAACCTCGTGCAAGCCGAATTGCGCCGGCGCCTGCGCGCGGAATTCGATACCACGCTGCCGCGCTTCGATCTGATGGCGCAGCTCGAGCGCCATCCCGAGGGCCTGAAGATGAGCGAGATTTCGCGCCGTCTGATGGTGACGGGCGGCAACGTGACCGGCATTACCGATCAGTTGGAAAAGGAAGGGCTCGTCGCGCGCGATGCCGATCCGAACGACCGGCGTGCGTTCAGCGTGCGCTTGACGCCCGCGGGCCGCGAGCTGTTCGACCGGATGGCGGTCGCGCACGAGCAATGGGTCGTCGAGCTGTTCGGCGGCCTCGGCCTCGACGAAAAATCGAAGATGCATCAGCGCCTCGGCAAGCTGAAGAAGCATCTGGTCGATAACCTGAAGAGTTGA
- a CDS encoding enoyl-CoA hydratase family protein: MTASAADGLFAGNRTTLAQYEARHFGWSVRDRVATITLNRPERKNPLTFESYAELRDLFRQLAYATDIKAVVFHGAGENFCSGGDVHEIIGPLIGLPMPELLMFTRMTGDLVKAMRHCPQPIIAAVDGVCAGAGAIVAMASDMRYGTARSKLAFLFTRVGLAGCDMGACAILPRIIGQGRASELLFTGRSASGEEGYAWGFYNRLCEPSELVADATKLAADMASGPTFAHGITKKMLHQEWNMGVDEAIEAEAQAQAICMATHDFERAYRAFAAKTRPVFEGD; encoded by the coding sequence ATGACAGCATCCGCCGCAGACGGCCTCTTTGCGGGCAATCGCACGACGCTCGCCCAGTACGAAGCGCGCCACTTTGGCTGGTCGGTGCGCGACCGCGTCGCCACGATCACGCTGAATCGCCCCGAACGCAAGAACCCGCTTACTTTCGAATCGTATGCGGAGCTGCGCGATCTCTTTCGCCAACTCGCGTACGCAACCGATATCAAAGCGGTCGTGTTTCACGGTGCGGGCGAAAACTTCTGCTCGGGTGGCGACGTGCATGAAATCATCGGCCCGCTGATTGGCTTGCCGATGCCGGAACTCTTGATGTTCACGCGCATGACGGGCGATCTCGTCAAGGCGATGCGCCATTGTCCGCAGCCGATCATCGCGGCCGTCGATGGCGTCTGCGCCGGCGCCGGCGCGATCGTCGCGATGGCTTCCGACATGCGCTACGGCACCGCGCGCAGCAAGCTCGCGTTCCTCTTCACGCGCGTCGGCCTCGCGGGCTGCGACATGGGCGCTTGCGCGATCCTGCCGCGCATCATCGGCCAGGGACGCGCGTCCGAGCTGCTGTTCACGGGACGCTCGGCGAGCGGCGAAGAAGGCTACGCGTGGGGGTTCTACAACCGCTTGTGCGAACCGTCCGAATTGGTTGCGGACGCAACCAAACTCGCAGCGGACATGGCTTCCGGCCCGACGTTCGCGCACGGCATCACGAAGAAGATGCTGCATCAGGAATGGAACATGGGCGTTGACGAAGCCATCGAGGCTGAAGCGCAGGCGCAGGCGATCTGCATGGCGACGCACGATTTCGAGCGTGCGTATCGCGCGTTTGCGGCAAAAACGCGGCCGGTATTCGAAGGGGACTGA
- a CDS encoding acyl-CoA dehydrogenase family protein, producing the protein MGVYDHSSNALDWPFFEDHHRALAADLDAWAVKHLSHVPHDAASVDDTCRHLVRELGAAGWLRYGVGGKAHGGHGDAIDTRAVCLLRETLAKHSGLADFALAMQGLGSGAISLAGTDEQKQRYLPRVANGTAIAAFALSEPEAGSDVAAMALAARDDGDAYVLDGEKTWISNGGIADFYVVFARTGEAPGARGITAFIVDADTPGLTTAERIDVIAPHPLARLKFESARVPKRQMLGAPAEGFKLAMRTLDIFRTSVAAASLGFARRAMHEALSRASSRRMFGQTLGDFQLTQAKLAQMALTIDSAALLVYRAAWLRDQGKSVTREAAMAKWHASEGAQQVIDAAVQIWGGKGVQSGVTVEQLYREIRALRIYEGATEVQQLIVGRDLLKAYQASLQETSQ; encoded by the coding sequence GTGGGCGTATACGACCATTCCTCCAACGCGCTCGACTGGCCGTTCTTCGAAGACCATCATCGCGCGCTCGCTGCGGATCTCGACGCTTGGGCCGTCAAGCATCTGTCGCACGTCCCGCACGATGCGGCATCGGTCGACGACACCTGCCGCCATCTCGTTCGCGAACTCGGCGCGGCCGGATGGCTGCGCTACGGCGTGGGCGGCAAAGCCCACGGCGGCCACGGCGACGCGATCGACACGCGCGCCGTCTGCCTGCTGCGCGAAACGCTCGCGAAGCATTCGGGTCTCGCGGACTTCGCGCTCGCCATGCAAGGGCTCGGTTCGGGCGCGATCTCGCTCGCCGGCACCGATGAGCAGAAGCAGCGCTATCTCCCGCGCGTCGCAAACGGCACCGCGATTGCAGCGTTCGCGCTCTCCGAACCCGAAGCGGGCTCGGATGTCGCCGCAATGGCGCTCGCCGCGCGCGACGACGGCGACGCCTACGTGCTCGACGGCGAAAAAACCTGGATCTCGAACGGCGGCATCGCCGATTTCTATGTCGTCTTCGCGCGCACTGGCGAAGCGCCCGGCGCGCGCGGCATCACCGCGTTCATCGTCGATGCCGATACGCCGGGCCTCACGACCGCCGAACGCATCGACGTCATCGCGCCGCATCCGCTGGCGCGCCTCAAGTTCGAAAGCGCGCGCGTACCGAAGCGCCAAATGCTCGGCGCGCCCGCCGAAGGCTTCAAGCTCGCGATGCGCACGCTCGATATTTTCCGCACGTCGGTTGCGGCGGCATCGCTGGGTTTCGCGCGGCGCGCGATGCATGAAGCACTTTCGCGCGCTTCATCGCGCCGCATGTTCGGCCAGACGCTCGGCGACTTTCAATTGACGCAGGCGAAGCTCGCGCAGATGGCGCTCACGATCGACAGCGCCGCACTCCTCGTCTACCGCGCCGCCTGGCTGCGCGATCAAGGCAAGAGCGTGACGCGCGAAGCCGCGATGGCGAAGTGGCACGCGAGCGAAGGCGCGCAGCAGGTGATCGATGCGGCCGTGCAGATCTGGGGCGGCAAGGGCGTGCAAAGCGGCGTGACAGTCGAGCAGTTGTATCGCGAGATTCGCGCATTGCGCATTTACGAAGGCGCGACGGAGGTGCAGCAGCTGATCGTCGGACGCGATCTGCTGAAGGCGTACCAAGCGTCCTTGCAGGAGACTTCGCAATGA
- a CDS encoding acyl-CoA thioesterase, translated as MSVDGHQAAGFERPVRIRFAHCDPAGIVFFPQYLTLTNGLVEDWFTDELGIDYAHMISERRVGLPIVKLDCEFSRPSRMGETITLALAVKTIGRRSIGIEITGRLGDEIRFRATQALVTTSLESGVSIDIPGDIRAALTRFVAHATNLLAEEKSS; from the coding sequence ATGAGCGTCGATGGGCATCAAGCAGCCGGTTTCGAACGGCCCGTACGCATCCGCTTCGCACACTGCGATCCGGCGGGCATCGTGTTCTTTCCGCAGTACCTGACGCTGACCAACGGTCTCGTCGAAGACTGGTTCACCGACGAACTCGGCATCGACTACGCGCACATGATTAGCGAACGCCGCGTCGGCCTGCCGATCGTCAAGCTCGACTGCGAGTTTTCCAGGCCGAGCCGCATGGGCGAAACGATCACGCTCGCGCTCGCCGTGAAGACCATCGGACGGCGCTCGATCGGCATCGAAATCACCGGCAGGCTCGGCGATGAAATCCGTTTTCGCGCGACCCAGGCGCTCGTGACGACATCGCTCGAATCGGGCGTATCGATCGACATCCCCGGCGATATCCGCGCCGCGCTCACGCGCTTTGTTGCGCACGCAACGAATCTCCTGGCGGAGGAAAAGTCATCATGA
- a CDS encoding RidA family protein — translation MKKPLLPQGWIKPRGYANGVAARGTQVFIAGQIGWDETETFQSDEFGSQARQALANIVAVLGAAGGRPEHIVRMTWYVTDKREYLAALKDVGQAFRELIGDYDIAMSAVQVAALIEDKAKVEIEATAVIPD, via the coding sequence ATGAAAAAACCGCTCTTACCGCAAGGCTGGATCAAGCCGCGCGGCTATGCCAACGGCGTCGCCGCGCGCGGCACGCAGGTGTTCATCGCCGGACAGATCGGCTGGGACGAAACCGAAACGTTCCAGTCGGACGAATTCGGCAGCCAAGCACGGCAGGCGCTCGCGAACATCGTCGCGGTGCTCGGCGCGGCGGGCGGCCGCCCCGAGCACATCGTCCGCATGACCTGGTACGTGACGGACAAGCGCGAATATCTCGCGGCGCTCAAAGACGTCGGCCAGGCGTTTCGCGAGCTGATCGGCGACTACGACATCGCGATGAGCGCGGTGCAAGTCGCGGCGCTCATCGAAGACAAAGCGAAAGTTGAAATCGAAGCCACTGCGGTGATCCCCGATTAG
- a CDS encoding AMP-binding protein, whose product MEPSAHVDTFARDSLPPQDQWPELLLDTPDVAYPARFNCASELLDRTIEAGHGERVAIWSDVDEKPHATTYGELLALVNRTAHVLIDEMGLQPGNRVLLRGPNTLQMAVAFLASLKAGLVVVPTMPLLRAKELKQIVDKAKISAALCDARLIDELAKCREPGGEFFCPDLAQVRLFHCNTPDSLDTLATGKSDVFTACDTAADDVCLIAFTSGTTGAPKGCMHFHRDVLAMCDLFPRHVLKPTAEDVFCGTPPLAFTFGLGGLLCFPLRVGASTVLIEKLTPETLLQTIERYRATIMFTAPTFYRQMAPLAARFDISTLSKTVSAGEALPDSTRQLWRDATGIEMIDGIGGTEMIHIFISSAAADVRRHAIGKAIPGYTVQAVDDAMQPVPAGTVGKLAVRGPTGCRYLADERQMKFVRDGWNLPGDAVYLDEDGYVFYQARADDMIVSAGYNISGPEVEDVLMKHEAVAECGVVGVPDEERGQIVKAFVVVKPGYAASDELVAELQAFVKSTVAPYKYPRVIRFLDALPRTETGKLKRFALRSM is encoded by the coding sequence ATGGAACCGTCAGCCCACGTCGATACGTTTGCTCGCGACAGCCTGCCGCCGCAGGACCAATGGCCGGAATTGCTGCTCGACACGCCTGACGTCGCCTACCCTGCCCGCTTCAACTGCGCGAGCGAGCTGCTCGACCGCACGATCGAAGCAGGCCACGGCGAACGCGTTGCGATCTGGTCGGATGTAGACGAAAAACCGCATGCGACGACCTACGGTGAGCTGCTTGCGCTCGTCAACCGCACCGCACACGTGCTCATCGACGAGATGGGCCTGCAGCCGGGCAACCGCGTGCTGCTGCGCGGCCCGAACACGCTGCAGATGGCGGTGGCATTTCTCGCGAGCCTGAAAGCGGGGCTCGTCGTCGTGCCGACCATGCCGCTCTTGCGCGCGAAGGAACTCAAGCAGATCGTCGACAAAGCGAAGATCAGCGCCGCGCTGTGCGACGCGCGCTTGATCGATGAATTGGCGAAATGCCGCGAACCCGGCGGAGAATTCTTTTGCCCCGATCTCGCGCAGGTTCGCCTTTTCCACTGCAATACGCCCGATTCGCTCGACACGCTCGCCACCGGCAAATCCGACGTGTTCACGGCCTGCGACACCGCCGCCGACGATGTCTGCCTCATCGCCTTCACGAGCGGCACGACGGGTGCGCCCAAAGGCTGCATGCATTTCCATCGCGATGTGCTGGCGATGTGCGACCTGTTCCCGCGCCACGTGCTGAAGCCGACCGCCGAGGACGTGTTCTGCGGTACGCCGCCGCTCGCGTTCACGTTCGGGCTTGGCGGCCTCTTGTGCTTCCCCCTGCGCGTGGGCGCATCGACCGTGCTCATCGAAAAACTCACGCCGGAAACGCTGCTGCAGACGATCGAGCGCTATCGAGCGACGATCATGTTCACCGCGCCGACGTTCTACCGCCAGATGGCCCCGCTCGCCGCCCGTTTCGATATCTCGACGCTCAGCAAAACGGTATCGGCCGGCGAAGCGCTGCCCGATTCGACGCGCCAGCTCTGGCGCGATGCGACCGGCATCGAGATGATCGACGGCATCGGCGGCACGGAAATGATCCATATCTTCATCTCGTCGGCGGCAGCGGACGTGCGCCGCCATGCCATCGGCAAAGCCATCCCCGGCTACACGGTCCAGGCGGTCGACGACGCGATGCAGCCGGTGCCCGCCGGCACGGTCGGCAAGCTCGCAGTGCGCGGGCCGACCGGTTGCCGCTATCTCGCGGACGAGCGCCAAATGAAATTCGTGCGCGACGGCTGGAATCTTCCCGGCGACGCGGTCTATCTCGACGAAGACGGCTACGTCTTCTATCAGGCGCGCGCCGACGACATGATTGTTTCGGCGGGCTACAACATCTCGGGGCCGGAAGTCGAAGACGTGCTGATGAAGCACGAAGCGGTGGCGGAATGCGGTGTGGTCGGCGTGCCGGACGAGGAGCGCGGGCAGATCGTGAAGGCGTTTGTCGTCGTCAAGCCGGGGTATGCGGCGAGCGACGAGCTTGTCGCCGAGTTGCAGGCGTTCGTGAAAAGCACGGTCGCGCCGTACAAGTACCCGCGTGTGATCCGCTTTCTCGATGCACTGCCGCGCACGGAGACCGGGAAGTTGAAGCGGTTTGCGCTGCGCTCGATGTGA
- a CDS encoding LytR/AlgR family response regulator transcription factor, with the protein MPTALIADDEPNLAAELASRLAKYWPELEIVAMPRNGVEALAELNAKQPDYAFLDIRMPGVDGLEIARLLPAVRVVFVTAYDEYAVQAFDTSAADYLLKPLNDERLLRCIAKLQRDGVVPQAVSGVGASSEKDHAPIQWLTVGLKDTTHLVSVEDVLYFQATDKYTEVVTAERRHIIRTPLKELLQRLDTAKFAQVHRSVIVSYAAIDRVERDLFGRLHIHLRNHTDVLPVSRAYVGLFKQM; encoded by the coding sequence ATGCCGACCGCCCTGATCGCGGACGACGAACCGAATCTCGCCGCCGAACTGGCTTCGCGCTTGGCGAAGTACTGGCCGGAGCTGGAGATCGTCGCTATGCCGCGCAACGGCGTGGAGGCGCTCGCCGAATTGAACGCCAAGCAGCCCGACTACGCGTTTCTCGACATTCGCATGCCGGGCGTCGACGGCTTGGAAATCGCGCGGCTGCTGCCTGCGGTGCGCGTGGTGTTCGTGACGGCCTACGACGAATACGCGGTGCAGGCGTTCGACACCTCGGCGGCGGACTATCTCCTCAAGCCGCTCAACGACGAGCGGTTGTTGCGCTGTATCGCCAAGCTGCAGCGTGACGGGGTCGTGCCGCAGGCGGTCTCGGGGGTGGGCGCGTCTTCGGAGAAGGACCACGCGCCGATCCAATGGCTGACGGTCGGCCTGAAAGACACGACGCATCTGGTATCGGTCGAAGACGTGCTGTATTTCCAGGCGACCGACAAATACACCGAAGTCGTCACGGCCGAGCGCCGGCACATCATCCGCACGCCGCTCAAGGAGTTGCTGCAGCGGCTCGACACCGCCAAATTCGCGCAGGTGCACCGCAGCGTCATTGTTTCGTACGCGGCGATCGATCGCGTCGAGCGCGATCTGTTCGGGCGGTTGCACATTCATTTGCGCAATCACACGGACGTGCTGCCGGTGAGCCGGGCGTATGTGGGGTTGTTCAAGCAGATGTAG